One genomic segment of Nocardia spumae includes these proteins:
- a CDS encoding RNA-binding S4 domain-containing protein yields the protein MSDPVDVPIEDEVIRLGQFLKLANLIDSGSEAKTVIAAGLVRVNDEVELRRGRQLHAGDVVALAGHRVRVAGG from the coding sequence ATGTCGGATCCAGTCGATGTGCCGATCGAAGACGAAGTCATTCGACTCGGGCAGTTCCTGAAGCTGGCCAATCTCATCGACAGCGGGTCGGAGGCGAAGACCGTGATCGCCGCCGGACTCGTGCGTGTCAACGATGAGGTGGAACTACGGCGGGGCCGCCAGCTCCACGCCGGTGACGTCGTCGCACTGGCCGGCCACCGCGTCCGCGTCGCGGG